In Kiloniellales bacterium, one DNA window encodes the following:
- a CDS encoding TRAP transporter small permease, with protein MSDRVVSALRRGNRTIGLACGLVLLATGGLILVEILLRQTPFGALGGSDEYAGYAMAAIATWGFSYALVERAHIRIDLLQRRLLPAGRVVLDLLALLLLAGTTWVVTFHSWSVLAKTLERGSRANTPLETPLWIPQAIWFGGWVWFALTATLLLLVAAALVFRRRLAAVEALAGCGFEGGREP; from the coding sequence ATGAGCGACCGCGTCGTCTCGGCGCTCCGGCGCGGCAACCGGACGATCGGCCTGGCCTGCGGGTTGGTGCTGCTCGCGACCGGGGGGCTGATCCTGGTCGAGATCCTGCTGCGCCAGACCCCCTTCGGCGCCCTCGGCGGCTCCGACGAGTACGCCGGCTATGCCATGGCCGCGATCGCGACCTGGGGCTTCTCCTATGCCCTGGTCGAGCGGGCGCACATCCGCATCGACCTGCTGCAGCGGCGGCTGCTGCCGGCCGGGCGGGTCGTCCTCGACCTGCTCGCGCTGCTGCTGCTGGCGGGCACGACCTGGGTCGTGACCTTCCATTCCTGGAGCGTCCTCGCCAAGACCCTGGAGCGCGGCTCGCGCGCCAACACGCCGCTGGAGACCCCGCTGTGGATTCCCCAGGCGATCTGGTTCGGCGGCTGGGTCTGGTTCGCCCTGACTGCGACGCTCCTGCTCCTCGTCGCCGCCGCGCTGGTCTTCCGGCGCAGGCTTGCGGCGGTCGAAGCCCTGGCCGGCTGCGGCTTCGAAGGGGGCCGCGAGCCATGA